One stretch of Streptomyces sp. NBC_01363 DNA includes these proteins:
- a CDS encoding ABC transporter ATP-binding protein, with protein sequence MQIRDLPYPDPGDPDVRSGPRFLLWLGRNQLRGQLRSMSWGLLHQCSIAGLPPAVGLAVQAVVDRSGSRLAWSGGLIAVLGVLIALGDTMLHRTAVTNWITAAARVQQLLARKTAELGSALTRRVAAGEVVAVSTGDVEKIGWFVEALSRFAAAAAALVLICAGLLLYLPSLGILVTLAVPLLALAVLPLLPRATRRADLQREKAGKATELASDTVAGLRVLRGIGGEELFLGRYRRASQEVREAAVRSARMWSLISAIQVLLPGVLLISLVVYGAVLARDGRIDVGQLVTVYSAATLLLFPLRHFEEIAMAYSFSRPSAQRAVRVLSLRRTDRPSTVDAAPAGDLYDPVTGLMAPAGLFTAVVCGDPDEAGRLAERLGGHAQVNADPDAAADRSGRAAEAEGGARDADAAARSAPSVLLGGVPLDELPLDSARTAVLVQDKDPVLLSGTLRELLDVPSSGRVTAEEALTAAQCGDVLDSLAQASLATDGDPMATRITERGRSLSGGQRQRLALARSLVTDPEALVLDEPTSAVDSHTEARVAAGIKALRRGRTTVAFASSPLLLDLADRVVLVHRSTVVAVGGHRELLHTDPRYRAVVTRETDDEIAALTSRGATVTIEEIEERA encoded by the coding sequence ATGCAGATTCGCGATCTTCCCTACCCGGATCCCGGCGATCCCGATGTCCGGTCGGGCCCACGCTTCCTGCTCTGGCTCGGCCGCAATCAGCTCAGGGGCCAGCTCAGATCCATGTCCTGGGGCCTGCTCCACCAATGCTCCATCGCCGGGCTGCCGCCCGCCGTCGGTCTCGCCGTTCAGGCGGTGGTCGACCGTTCCGGCAGCCGGCTCGCGTGGTCGGGCGGCCTGATCGCGGTCCTGGGCGTGCTGATCGCGCTGGGCGACACCATGCTCCACCGGACGGCCGTCACCAACTGGATCACCGCTGCCGCCCGGGTCCAGCAGCTGCTGGCCCGTAAGACCGCGGAGCTCGGCTCGGCGCTGACCCGTCGGGTCGCGGCGGGCGAGGTGGTCGCGGTTTCCACGGGCGACGTCGAGAAGATCGGCTGGTTCGTCGAGGCGCTCTCGCGGTTCGCCGCGGCCGCCGCCGCGCTGGTGCTGATCTGTGCGGGGCTCCTCCTCTATCTGCCGTCCCTGGGCATCCTGGTGACCCTCGCCGTGCCGCTGCTGGCCCTCGCCGTGCTGCCGCTGCTCCCCCGGGCCACCCGGCGCGCGGATCTCCAGCGCGAAAAGGCGGGCAAGGCCACGGAACTGGCTTCGGACACCGTGGCGGGGTTGCGGGTGCTGCGCGGGATCGGCGGCGAGGAACTGTTCCTCGGCCGCTACCGGCGTGCCTCCCAGGAGGTCCGCGAGGCCGCGGTGCGCAGCGCGCGGATGTGGTCGCTGATCTCGGCGATCCAGGTGCTGCTGCCGGGCGTGCTGCTCATCTCGCTGGTCGTGTACGGGGCGGTGCTGGCCCGGGACGGCCGGATCGACGTCGGTCAGCTGGTCACGGTGTACAGCGCGGCGACGCTGCTGCTGTTCCCGCTCCGTCACTTCGAGGAGATCGCGATGGCGTACTCCTTCTCGCGGCCTTCCGCCCAGCGCGCGGTCCGGGTGCTGTCGTTGCGCCGCACGGACCGGCCGTCGACCGTCGATGCGGCACCGGCCGGCGATCTGTACGACCCGGTCACCGGTCTGATGGCCCCGGCCGGCCTCTTCACCGCGGTGGTCTGCGGAGATCCGGACGAGGCGGGCCGGCTGGCCGAGCGGCTCGGCGGGCACGCACAGGTGAACGCGGACCCGGACGCGGCTGCCGACAGGAGCGGGCGCGCCGCGGAGGCGGAGGGCGGAGCACGCGACGCGGACGCCGCGGCGCGGAGCGCCCCGTCCGTCCTGCTCGGTGGCGTGCCGCTGGACGAACTCCCGCTGGACTCCGCCCGGACCGCCGTGCTGGTCCAGGACAAGGACCCGGTTCTGCTGTCCGGGACGCTGCGCGAACTGCTGGACGTTCCGTCGTCCGGCCGGGTGACCGCCGAGGAGGCGCTGACGGCCGCGCAGTGCGGCGATGTGCTGGACTCCTTGGCGCAGGCGTCGCTCGCCACGGACGGCGACCCGATGGCGACCCGGATCACCGAGCGCGGCCGGTCGCTCTCGGGCGGCCAGCGTCAGCGGCTCGCGCTGGCCCGCTCCTTGGTGACCGACCCGGAGGCGCTGGTTCTCGACGAGCCGACCTCCGCCGTCGACTCGCACACGGAGGCCCGGGTCGCCGCCGGAATCAAGGCACTGCGCCGGGGCCGCACCACCGTGGCGTTCGCCTCGTCACCGCTGCTGCTCGACCTCGCGGACCGGGTGGTGCTGGTGCACCGGAGCACCGTCGTCGCGGTCGGCGGGCACCGTGAACTCCTGCACACGGACCCCCGTTACCGGGCGGTCGTGACACGCGAGACGGACGACGAGATCGCGGCCCTGACCTCTCGGGGCGCGACCGTGACGATCGAGGAAATCGAGGAACGGGCATGA
- a CDS encoding Gfo/Idh/MocA family protein → MNDAAQQNDGTQGGDEGSMSRRSVLWTTAGVAGAGLGLGALGNSTAAAAPGRAPETVAADRADAPKRQGRTMVGVPFDRRSTVRVGIVGLGNRGGSMIDLFLAVSGVQVVAVCDPVKAKAQRAAAKVTAAGQPAPAVYTNGEDDYENLCKRGDIDFVYVATPWDFHFQMAKTAMLNGKHVGVECPIALQLDQLWELVDLSERTRRHCMQLENCCYGQNEMRVLRMAHAGLFGDLLHGAGAYNHDLRGLMFDPDYYEGPWRRLWHTRLRGDLYPNHGFGPVANYMDINRGDRAVSITSVGSPSLGLAEYRKKNMPAGDPSWKETYIESDRTISLVQTAKGRVIRLEHDVSTPHPYSRINSLGGTKGVFEDYPARIYIEPDHTNDNWGDFAKYQEWDHWLWKEHANPPGGHGGMDYMLVFRLMQCMRLGLVPDFDVYDAATWTSPVPLSHLSIRAKGAPQQIPDFTRGEWKKARSGMDSENPEKA, encoded by the coding sequence ATGAACGACGCAGCACAGCAGAACGACGGTACGCAGGGCGGCGACGAGGGCTCCATGAGCCGCCGCTCGGTCCTGTGGACGACCGCCGGAGTGGCCGGGGCCGGGCTCGGGCTCGGTGCCCTCGGGAACTCCACCGCAGCCGCCGCCCCGGGCCGGGCGCCGGAAACCGTTGCCGCCGACCGGGCGGACGCTCCGAAGCGCCAGGGCAGGACCATGGTGGGGGTCCCCTTCGACCGGCGTTCCACCGTCCGGGTCGGCATCGTCGGCCTCGGCAATCGCGGTGGCAGCATGATCGATCTCTTCCTGGCCGTCAGTGGTGTACAGGTCGTCGCCGTCTGCGACCCGGTCAAGGCCAAGGCGCAACGGGCTGCCGCGAAGGTGACCGCCGCGGGTCAGCCGGCACCCGCCGTCTACACCAATGGTGAGGACGACTACGAGAACCTCTGCAAGCGCGGGGACATCGACTTCGTCTACGTGGCAACGCCCTGGGACTTCCACTTCCAGATGGCGAAGACCGCCATGCTGAACGGCAAGCACGTCGGCGTGGAGTGTCCGATCGCTCTCCAGCTCGACCAGCTCTGGGAACTGGTCGATCTGTCCGAGCGCACCAGACGCCACTGCATGCAGCTGGAGAACTGCTGCTACGGGCAGAACGAGATGCGGGTGCTGCGCATGGCGCATGCCGGTCTCTTCGGCGATCTGCTGCACGGCGCGGGCGCGTACAACCACGATCTGCGTGGCCTGATGTTCGACCCGGACTACTACGAAGGCCCTTGGCGCAGGCTCTGGCACACCAGGCTGCGGGGCGATCTCTACCCCAACCACGGGTTCGGCCCGGTCGCCAACTACATGGACATCAACCGCGGCGACCGTGCGGTGAGCATCACCAGCGTCGGTTCCCCGTCCCTCGGCCTGGCCGAGTACCGCAAGAAGAACATGCCGGCCGGCGACCCGAGCTGGAAGGAGACCTATATCGAGTCCGACCGGACGATCAGTCTCGTCCAGACCGCCAAGGGACGAGTGATCCGGCTGGAGCACGACGTGTCCACTCCGCATCCTTACTCGCGGATCAACAGCCTCGGCGGCACGAAGGGCGTCTTCGAGGACTACCCCGCCCGCATCTACATCGAGCCCGACCACACCAATGACAACTGGGGCGACTTCGCCAAGTACCAGGAGTGGGACCACTGGCTGTGGAAGGAGCACGCCAACCCGCCCGGCGGTCACGGCGGCATGGACTACATGCTGGTGTTCCGGCTGATGCAGTGCATGCGGCTCGGCCTCGTCCCCGACTTCGACGTGTACGACGCGGCGACCTGGACGTCCCCCGTGCCGCTCAGCCATCTGTCCATCAGGGCGAAGGGCGCGCCGCAGCAGATCCCGGACTTCACCCGCGGTGAGTGGAAGAAGGCCCGCTCCGGCATGGACTCGGAGAACCCCGAGAAGGCCTGA
- a CDS encoding FAD-binding and (Fe-S)-binding domain-containing protein yields MPLLEPKPEALRPEAVRTPSVDRVPDRQAPGTPEPLRGDLIALLGPGKVLWKVSDLVKYASDASPYRFVPQVVVVPEDIDEISAVLSYAHGRGREVVFRAAGTSLNGQAQGEDILVDVRHHWAGIEVLDDGARARIRPGTTVVRANAALARHGRLLGPDPASAIACTIGGVVANNASGMTAGTTRNSYRTVSSLTFVLPSGTVVDTADPAADEDLARAEPRLCEGLLALKAEIEADAELTARIRAKYEIKNTNGYRLDAFLDGSTPVQILRGLMVGSEGTFGFISEVVFDTLPLDRRISTALLFFPSLTAAAAAVPRFNEAGAIAVELMDGNTLRASVRVQGVPADWAELPKETAALLVEFRAPDELGQEAYERAAAAVVEELDLVSPVPSVTNGFTRDAKAISGYWKARKAFVTAVGGSRPSGTTLITEDFAVPPSRLAEACEALLRLQAEHGFDAAVAGHAAHGNLHFLLAFDAAKPSDVDRYAAFMDDFCRLTVERFDGSLKAEHATGRNIAPFLELEWGPKATALMWRTKQIIDPDGVLAPRIVLDRDPKAHLRGLKTIPEVEAVADPCIECGFCEPTCPSHDLTTSPRQRIVLRREMMRQPGGSPVETQLLDAYGYDAVDTCAGDSTCKLACPVGIDTGAMMKDFRHRRHSPREERIAALTAKNFKAVEAAARLAVAAADRIGDRLGDGPLETITALARKAVRPDLVPEWLPEIPGAAARKLPRTSRVGASAVYYPACVNRIFGGPEGHHGPSLPQAVVAVSARAGKPVWIPDDVAGTCCATIWHSKGYDEGNAVMANRIVEAAWGWTAGGKLPLVVDASSCTLGIAHEVVPYLTDDNRELHRELTIVDSLVWAADELLPELTVLRKTGSAVLHPTCSMQHLDDVEQLRTVAEACAEEVVIPDDAGCCAFAGDRGMLHKELTASATAKEAAEVNGRAYDAYLSANRMCEIGMDRATGHSYYSVLMELERATRPGAVVR; encoded by the coding sequence ATGCCACTGCTGGAGCCGAAGCCGGAAGCACTCCGCCCCGAAGCGGTGCGGACGCCGTCCGTGGACCGGGTCCCCGACCGGCAGGCTCCGGGCACGCCCGAACCGCTGCGCGGCGACCTGATCGCCCTGCTCGGTCCGGGGAAGGTGCTCTGGAAGGTCTCCGACCTGGTGAAGTACGCCTCCGACGCCAGCCCCTACCGCTTCGTCCCCCAGGTCGTCGTGGTCCCGGAGGACATCGACGAAATCTCGGCGGTCCTGTCGTACGCGCACGGAAGGGGCCGTGAGGTCGTCTTCCGGGCGGCCGGCACCAGTCTGAACGGCCAGGCCCAGGGCGAGGACATCCTGGTCGACGTGCGCCACCACTGGGCGGGCATCGAGGTCCTGGACGACGGTGCGCGGGCCCGCATCCGGCCGGGTACGACCGTCGTGCGGGCCAATGCCGCCCTCGCCCGGCACGGCCGGCTGCTGGGCCCCGACCCGGCCAGCGCGATCGCCTGCACGATCGGCGGGGTCGTCGCCAACAACGCCTCGGGAATGACGGCGGGCACGACCCGCAATTCGTACCGCACGGTCTCCTCCCTCACCTTCGTGCTGCCGAGCGGCACCGTCGTCGACACGGCCGATCCGGCCGCGGACGAGGACCTCGCCCGCGCCGAGCCACGGCTGTGCGAAGGGCTGCTGGCCCTGAAGGCGGAGATCGAGGCGGACGCCGAGCTCACCGCCCGGATCCGCGCCAAGTACGAGATCAAGAACACCAACGGCTACCGCCTCGACGCCTTCCTGGACGGCTCGACGCCGGTCCAGATCCTGCGCGGTCTGATGGTCGGCTCCGAGGGCACCTTCGGCTTCATCTCCGAGGTCGTCTTCGACACGCTGCCGCTGGACCGCCGGATCTCCACGGCCCTGCTGTTCTTCCCGTCCCTGACCGCGGCGGCGGCCGCCGTGCCCCGCTTCAACGAGGCCGGGGCGATTGCCGTCGAGCTGATGGACGGCAATACGCTGCGCGCGTCGGTGAGGGTCCAGGGCGTGCCCGCGGACTGGGCCGAACTGCCCAAGGAGACCGCGGCGCTGCTGGTGGAGTTCCGGGCCCCGGACGAGCTCGGCCAGGAGGCGTACGAGCGGGCGGCGGCGGCCGTCGTCGAGGAGCTCGACCTGGTCTCGCCCGTCCCCTCGGTGACCAATGGGTTCACCCGCGACGCCAAGGCCATCTCCGGCTACTGGAAGGCCCGCAAGGCATTCGTCACCGCGGTCGGCGGCTCCCGGCCCTCGGGGACGACGCTGATCACGGAGGACTTCGCGGTGCCGCCCTCCCGGCTGGCGGAAGCCTGCGAGGCCCTGCTCCGGCTCCAGGCGGAGCACGGTTTCGACGCCGCCGTGGCGGGCCACGCGGCCCACGGCAACCTGCACTTCCTGCTCGCCTTCGACGCGGCGAAGCCGTCCGACGTCGACCGCTACGCCGCGTTCATGGACGACTTCTGCCGGCTGACGGTGGAGCGCTTCGACGGCTCCTTGAAGGCCGAGCACGCCACCGGCCGCAATATCGCCCCCTTCCTGGAGCTGGAGTGGGGCCCGAAGGCGACCGCGCTGATGTGGCGCACCAAGCAGATCATCGACCCCGACGGCGTCCTGGCCCCCCGGATCGTCCTCGACCGCGACCCGAAGGCCCATCTGCGCGGACTGAAGACCATTCCCGAGGTCGAGGCGGTCGCCGATCCCTGCATCGAGTGCGGCTTCTGCGAGCCCACCTGTCCCAGCCATGATCTGACCACGTCCCCGCGCCAGCGGATCGTGCTGCGCCGGGAGATGATGCGGCAGCCGGGCGGCTCCCCGGTGGAGACGCAGCTGCTCGACGCCTACGGCTATGACGCCGTCGACACCTGTGCGGGCGACTCGACGTGCAAGCTCGCCTGCCCGGTGGGCATCGACACCGGCGCGATGATGAAGGACTTCCGCCACCGGCGCCACTCGCCGCGCGAGGAGCGGATCGCGGCGCTCACGGCGAAGAACTTCAAGGCGGTGGAGGCGGCGGCGCGGCTCGCGGTGGCCGCAGCCGACCGGATCGGCGACCGGCTCGGCGACGGACCGCTGGAGACCATCACCGCGCTCGCCCGCAAGGCCGTGCGCCCCGATCTGGTGCCGGAGTGGCTGCCCGAGATTCCCGGCGCCGCCGCCCGGAAGCTGCCCAGGACCTCCCGCGTCGGGGCGAGCGCCGTCTACTACCCGGCGTGTGTGAACCGGATCTTCGGCGGCCCCGAGGGCCACCACGGTCCGTCGCTGCCGCAGGCCGTCGTCGCCGTCTCCGCCCGCGCCGGAAAGCCGGTTTGGATCCCGGACGATGTCGCGGGGACCTGCTGCGCGACGATCTGGCACTCCAAGGGGTACGACGAGGGAAACGCCGTGATGGCCAACCGCATCGTGGAGGCGGCCTGGGGCTGGACGGCCGGCGGAAAGCTCCCGCTGGTCGTGGACGCCTCGTCGTGCACCCTGGGCATCGCCCATGAGGTGGTGCCGTATCTCACCGACGACAACCGGGAGTTGCACCGGGAGCTGACCATCGTCGACTCCCTGGTCTGGGCGGCCGACGAGCTGCTTCCGGAGCTGACGGTCCTCCGGAAGACCGGTTCGGCGGTCCTGCATCCGACATGCTCCATGCAGCATCTGGACGACGTGGAGCAGTTGCGTACGGTCGCGGAGGCCTGCGCCGAGGAGGTCGTGATCCCTGACGACGCCGGGTGCTGCGCCTTCGCGGGCGACCGGGGCATGCTGCACAAGGAGTTGACGGCCTCGGCGACGGCGAAGGAGGCCGCCGAGGTGAACGGGCGCGCGTACGACGCCTATCTCTCGGCCAACCGCATGTGCGAGATCGGCATGGACAGGGCCACGGGGCATTCGTACTACTCGGTGCTGATGGAATTGGAACGGGCCACCCGGCCAGGAGCGGTTGTGCGCTGA
- a CDS encoding MarR family winged helix-turn-helix transcriptional regulator has protein sequence MDSSDADGVLAEQLLRVTRRLQRIQSRQLEPMGITPAQFRLLRTVAHYDGPPRMADLAQRLDVVPRAVTTLVDGLEASGRVRRAPDPDSRRVVRIEITDEGLATLRSLRDARRAAAEEILAPLTADQREVLGGLLSALVNGMPERRC, from the coding sequence ATGGACTCCTCCGACGCCGACGGCGTGCTCGCCGAGCAGCTGCTGCGGGTGACCCGCAGGCTCCAGCGGATCCAGAGCCGCCAGCTGGAGCCGATGGGTATCACTCCCGCACAGTTCCGGCTGCTCCGCACCGTCGCGCATTACGACGGCCCGCCCCGGATGGCCGATCTCGCGCAGCGCCTGGACGTCGTCCCGCGCGCCGTGACCACCCTGGTCGACGGCCTGGAGGCGAGCGGACGGGTGCGTCGCGCCCCCGATCCGGACAGCCGCCGGGTGGTCCGCATCGAGATCACCGACGAGGGCCTCGCCACCCTCCGGTCGCTGCGCGACGCGCGCCGCGCCGCCGCGGAGGAGATCCTGGCCCCACTGACCGCCGATCAGCGCGAGGTGCTCGGCGGACTGCTGTCCGCTCTGGTGAACGGAATGCCGGAGCGCCGCTGTTAG
- a CDS encoding ABC transporter ATP-binding protein: MKPDEINWTPPPKGASRPPAEVRRILRLFRPYRGRLALVGLFVGASSLVSVASPFLLREILDTAIPQGRTGLLSLLALGMILTAVMNSVFGVLQTLISTTVGQRVMHDLRTAVYAQLQRMPLAFFTRTRTGEVQSRIANDIGGMQATVTSTATSLVSNLTAVIATVVAMLALDWRLTLVSLLLLPVFVWISRRVGRERKRITTRRQKQMAAMAATVTESLSVSGILLGRTMGRSDSLTKGFADESEKLVDLEVRSSMAGRWRMSTIGIVMAAMPAVIYWAAGLALQSGGPAISIGTLVAFVSLQQGLFRPAVSLLSTGVDMQTSLALFQRIFEYLDLDVDITEPEKPVRLERIRGEVRFEDVDFSYDEKSGPTLRGIDVTVPAGGSLAVVGPTGSGKSTLSYLVPRLYDVTGGRVTLDGVDVRDLDFDTLARAVGVVSQETYLFHASVADNLRFAKPDATDAEIEAAARAAQIHDHIASLPDGYDTLVGERGYRFSGGEKQRLAIARTILRDPPVLVLDEATSALDTRTEFAVQEAIDALSEGRTTITIAHRLSTVRDADQIVVLDDGRTAERGSHEELLQQDGRYAALVRRDTQLAPATS, translated from the coding sequence ATGAAACCCGACGAAATCAACTGGACACCCCCACCGAAGGGCGCGAGCCGTCCGCCCGCCGAGGTGCGCCGCATCCTGCGCCTCTTCCGTCCCTACCGGGGCCGACTCGCACTGGTCGGGCTGTTCGTCGGCGCCTCGTCGCTGGTGTCGGTCGCCTCGCCTTTCCTGCTGCGCGAGATCCTGGACACGGCCATCCCCCAGGGGCGCACGGGACTGCTGTCGCTGCTCGCCCTCGGCATGATTCTCACCGCCGTGATGAACAGCGTCTTCGGTGTCCTGCAGACCCTGATCTCCACCACGGTCGGCCAGCGCGTCATGCACGACCTGCGCACCGCCGTCTACGCCCAGTTGCAGCGGATGCCGCTCGCCTTCTTCACCCGGACCCGTACCGGCGAGGTCCAGTCCCGCATCGCCAACGACATCGGCGGCATGCAGGCGACCGTCACCTCCACCGCGACGTCCCTGGTCTCCAACCTCACCGCGGTCATCGCCACGGTCGTCGCCATGCTGGCGCTCGACTGGCGGCTCACCCTGGTCTCGCTCCTGCTGCTGCCGGTCTTCGTCTGGATCAGCCGCCGGGTCGGCCGGGAGCGCAAGCGGATCACCACCCGGCGTCAGAAGCAGATGGCCGCCATGGCGGCGACGGTCACCGAGTCGCTCTCTGTCAGCGGCATCCTGCTCGGCCGGACGATGGGCCGCTCGGACTCCCTCACCAAGGGCTTCGCCGATGAGTCCGAGAAGCTCGTCGACCTCGAAGTGCGCTCCAGCATGGCCGGACGGTGGCGGATGTCCACGATCGGCATCGTCATGGCCGCCATGCCCGCCGTCATCTACTGGGCGGCGGGCCTCGCCCTGCAGTCCGGCGGACCCGCCATCTCCATCGGCACCCTCGTCGCCTTCGTCTCGCTCCAGCAGGGCCTCTTCCGGCCCGCCGTGAGCCTGCTCTCCACCGGCGTGGACATGCAGACGTCCCTCGCGCTCTTCCAGCGGATCTTCGAGTACCTCGACCTCGACGTGGACATCACCGAGCCCGAGAAGCCGGTCCGGTTGGAGCGGATCCGCGGCGAGGTCCGCTTCGAGGACGTCGATTTCAGCTACGACGAGAAGAGCGGTCCGACCCTCAGAGGCATCGATGTGACCGTCCCGGCCGGCGGCAGCCTGGCGGTCGTCGGACCGACCGGATCCGGCAAGTCCACGCTCAGCTATCTGGTGCCCAGGCTCTACGACGTCACCGGCGGCCGGGTCACGCTCGACGGGGTCGACGTACGCGATCTGGACTTCGACACCCTGGCAAGAGCCGTGGGAGTGGTCTCCCAGGAGACCTACCTCTTCCACGCCTCGGTCGCCGACAACCTGCGCTTCGCCAAGCCGGACGCGACCGACGCCGAAATCGAGGCGGCGGCCCGTGCGGCGCAGATCCACGACCACATCGCCTCACTGCCCGACGGCTACGACACCCTCGTCGGTGAGCGCGGCTACCGCTTCTCGGGCGGCGAGAAGCAACGCCTCGCCATCGCCCGCACGATTCTGCGCGACCCGCCCGTCCTGGTGCTCGACGAGGCGACGAGCGCCCTCGACACCCGTACGGAATTCGCCGTGCAGGAAGCGATCGACGCGCTCTCCGAGGGGCGCACCACCATCACCATCGCGCACCGGCTCTCCACTGTCCGCGACGCCGACCAGATCGTCGTCCTGGACGACGGCCGGACCGCCGAGCGCGGCAGCCACGAGGAACTGCTCCAGCAGGACGGCCGCTATGCCGCGCTGGTCCGACGGGACACCCAACTCGCCCCCGCGACAAGCTGA
- the mltG gene encoding endolytic transglycosylase MltG, which yields MVNESPDTPPRRTFRPTRRGRLALIIGIVLVLVVAAAVLVPLLTRGPKVEQARSLVIPEGWRASQVYAAVDKALAVEPGTTGKAAGTADLPLPAEAKGDPEGYLFPATYPVTSDTTPQGLLRYMVDTAVERFGADHIAAGARRNGVSVYRTVTIASIVQAEADTGADMGKVARVVYNRLARGMPLQMDSTLNYALNRSTLHTTEGDTKIDSPYNSYERKGLPPTPIGNPGEQAMTAAINPTPGAWLYFVTVAPGDTRFTSSYTEQQRNVAEFNRNRRSASTG from the coding sequence ATGGTGAACGAGTCCCCGGACACCCCGCCCCGTCGCACGTTCCGCCCGACCCGGCGCGGCCGTCTGGCGCTGATCATCGGCATCGTGCTCGTCCTGGTCGTGGCAGCGGCCGTGCTCGTGCCACTGCTGACGAGGGGGCCGAAGGTCGAGCAGGCCCGCTCGCTCGTGATTCCCGAGGGGTGGCGGGCATCCCAGGTGTACGCGGCCGTCGACAAGGCCCTCGCGGTCGAGCCGGGAACCACCGGGAAGGCCGCCGGTACGGCGGACCTTCCGCTTCCGGCCGAGGCGAAGGGCGACCCCGAGGGCTACCTCTTCCCGGCGACGTACCCCGTCACCTCCGACACGACCCCGCAGGGCCTGCTCAGGTACATGGTCGACACCGCGGTCGAACGGTTCGGCGCGGACCACATCGCCGCGGGCGCGCGGCGCAACGGCGTCTCGGTGTACCGGACGGTGACGATCGCCAGCATCGTGCAGGCCGAGGCGGACACCGGGGCCGACATGGGCAAGGTCGCCAGAGTCGTCTACAACCGGCTGGCCCGGGGCATGCCGCTCCAGATGGACTCCACGCTCAACTACGCGCTGAACCGCAGCACCCTGCACACCACCGAGGGCGACACGAAGATCGACAGCCCGTACAACAGCTATGAGCGCAAGGGGCTGCCGCCCACACCCATCGGGAACCCGGGGGAGCAGGCGATGACGGCGGCGATCAACCCCACTCCCGGAGCATGGCTGTACTTCGTCACGGTCGCGCCGGGGGACACCCGCTTCACCAGCAGCTACACCGAACAGCAGAGGAACGTGGCGGAGTTCAACCGCAACCGCCGCAGCGCGTCCACCGGCTGA
- a CDS encoding NAD(P)-binding domain-containing protein has product MNNLGVAAARRVDVVVIGAGQAGLSGAYHLHRTGLEPDRDFVVLDHAPRPGGAWQFRWPSLTYGKVHGMHALPGMELTGADDSRPSAEVIGEYFARYERAFDLRVHRPVEVSAVREGTDGRLLVETSEGTYATRALINATGTWDRPFWPRYPGQESFRGRQLHTANYPGPAEFAGQRVVVVGGGSSGTQHLMEIAEVAAETYWVTRRPPVFRDGPFDADRGRAAVAMVEERVRRGLPPQSVVSVTGLPLTDAVRHARETGVLDRLPMFDRITPAGVAWDDGRTVEADVILWATGFRAAIDHLAPLKLREPGGGIRIEGTRAVRDARVHLVGYGPSASTIGANRAGRAAVRAIGRLLDGKDPVAEADEALAPAMV; this is encoded by the coding sequence GTGAACAACCTAGGGGTGGCCGCAGCACGCAGGGTCGATGTCGTCGTGATCGGCGCCGGACAGGCCGGACTGTCCGGCGCCTACCATCTGCACCGCACCGGCCTGGAGCCCGATCGCGACTTCGTCGTACTGGACCATGCCCCGCGCCCCGGCGGCGCCTGGCAGTTCCGCTGGCCCTCGCTGACGTACGGCAAGGTCCACGGCATGCACGCACTGCCCGGCATGGAGCTCACCGGAGCGGACGACAGCCGGCCCTCCGCCGAGGTGATCGGTGAGTACTTCGCCCGGTACGAGCGCGCCTTCGACCTGCGGGTTCACCGCCCCGTCGAGGTGAGCGCGGTACGTGAGGGCACCGACGGACGGCTGCTCGTCGAGACCTCCGAGGGTACGTACGCCACCCGTGCCCTGATCAACGCCACCGGCACCTGGGACCGGCCGTTCTGGCCACGCTACCCGGGGCAGGAGAGCTTCCGGGGGCGCCAGCTGCACACCGCGAACTACCCAGGTCCGGCCGAGTTCGCCGGACAGCGCGTGGTGGTGGTCGGCGGCGGCTCTTCCGGTACGCAGCATCTGATGGAGATCGCCGAGGTGGCGGCCGAGACCTACTGGGTGACGCGTCGGCCGCCGGTCTTCCGCGATGGCCCCTTCGACGCGGACCGGGGGCGGGCCGCGGTGGCGATGGTGGAGGAGCGGGTGCGGCGCGGGCTGCCGCCGCAGAGTGTGGTGAGCGTGACCGGGCTGCCGCTCACGGACGCGGTGCGGCACGCCCGCGAGACGGGGGTGCTGGACCGGCTGCCGATGTTCGACCGGATCACGCCCGCCGGGGTCGCCTGGGACGACGGCCGGACGGTCGAGGCGGATGTCATCCTCTGGGCCACCGGCTTCCGGGCCGCCATCGACCATCTCGCGCCGCTGAAGCTGCGCGAGCCGGGCGGCGGCATCCGGATCGAGGGCACTCGGGCGGTACGGGACGCGCGCGTCCATCTCGTCGGGTACGGGCCGTCCGCCAGCACGATCGGCGCCAACCGGGCCGGGCGGGCGGCGGTGCGCGCGATCGGCCGGCTGCTGGACGGCAAGGATCCGGTGGCGGAGGCCGATGAGGCGCTCGCGCCCGCCATGGTGTGA